The Aquificaceae bacterium region ATAATAAACAGTATAAAAAAGGGATATGCTCTTGAAAAGCCGGGGCACATGATTAATATTAAATCCTTAAGTGCGGAGGTAAAAGAATGCAGTGGATGAAGAGCATCTTTATATGGGTGGTCCTTTTAGGCTTTATGGTTCTTGCCTTTAACCTCTTTGAAAGTAATAAGGGTCAGTCTGCGGTTAGAATACCGATAAACACGGTGCTTGAGCTTGCGGAAAAGGGTAAACTTGAAGAGGTGAAGATTAAAGATAATCTGCTCACTGGCATAACCACAGATGGTCAAAGGATAGAGACTGGTATACCACCTGGTTCAGACATAGTTAACAAACTTATAGAAAAGGGTGTTAAGGTAGAGGTTGCGGTGCAGGAAAGTAGCTGGCTTGTGCCCTTTTTGATCTCCTGGCTTCCTATACTTCTCTTTATAGGTATATGGATATACATGATGAGGCAGGTTAGCGGTGGAGGAAACCCTACCTCAAGGGCTTTCAGCTTTGGAAAAAGCAGGGCAAAGGTCTACATAGATGAGAAGCCTAAGGTTACCCTTGAAAACGTGGCTGGTATGGAGGAGGTAAAGGAAGAGGTAAAAGAGATAATAGAATACTTGAAAGACCCTGTGAAGTTCCAAAAGCTGGGCGGGAGACCGCCAAAGGGTGTGCTCCTCTACGGCGAGCCGGGTGTGGGCAAAACTCTACTGGCAAAGGCTATAGCGGGTGAAGCTCATGTGCCTTTCATATCCGTTTCTGGTTCTGACTTTGTGGAGATGTTTGTGGGCGTAGGTGCGGCACGCGTGAGGGACCTCTTTGATACCGCTAAAAAGCACGCACCTTGCATCGTATTCATAGACGAGATAGATGCGGTAGGTCGTTCAAGAGGTGCTTTAAGTCTTGGTGGTGGGCATGACGAAAGGGAGCAAACACTAAACCAACTTCTTGTAGAGATGGACGGTTTTGATACCTCAGAGGGTATTATTGTGATAGCTGCTACCAACAGACCAGACATCCTTGACCCTGCACTCTTGAGACCGGGTAGGTTTGATAGACAGATATACATACCCAGACCCGATGTGAAGGGAAGATACGAAATACTCAAGGTTCATGCAAAGGACAAA contains the following coding sequences:
- the ftsH gene encoding ATP-dependent zinc metalloprotease FtsH; translation: MQWMKSIFIWVVLLGFMVLAFNLFESNKGQSAVRIPINTVLELAEKGKLEEVKIKDNLLTGITTDGQRIETGIPPGSDIVNKLIEKGVKVEVAVQESSWLVPFLISWLPILLFIGIWIYMMRQVSGGGNPTSRAFSFGKSRAKVYIDEKPKVTLENVAGMEEVKEEVKEIIEYLKDPVKFQKLGGRPPKGVLLYGEPGVGKTLLAKAIAGEAHVPFISVSGSDFVEMFVGVGAARVRDLFDTAKKHAPCIVFIDEIDAVGRSRGALSLGGGHDEREQTLNQLLVEMDGFDTSEGIIVIAATNRPDILDPALLRPGRFDRQIYIPRPDVKGRYEILKVHAKDKKLAPDVDLEIVARATPGFTGADLENVLNEAALLAARKGKEAIEMQDIEEAIDRITMGLERKGMVISPKEKEKIAYHEMGHAIMSLMVPGSDALHKVSIIPRGMALGVTQQLPIDDKYMYDKQDLYGRILTLMGGRAAEEVFYGKEGITTGAENDLQRATELAYRMVSMWGMSERLGPLAVRRTVNPFLGGITTSIDISEELRREIDEEVKDILTKAYEDAKRIILEHKEAIQAVVKKLLEKETMCCEEVVEILKLYGVEVRNECKKEEHKMEAQKNTFEQEVA